From Cannabis sativa cultivar Pink pepper isolate KNU-18-1 chromosome 8, ASM2916894v1, whole genome shotgun sequence, a single genomic window includes:
- the LOC115699917 gene encoding probable 6-phosphogluconolactonase 1 isoform X1, with protein sequence MHVEAQKYLSATSLSSSSCLLLWGNKDKELRIHENLDELGTDLADYIAELSETSVKERGVFAVALSGGSLIGLMGKLCEAPYNKTVDWTKWYILWADERVVAKNHVDSNYKLAKDGLFSKVPIVPSHVNSINDSVSAEEAASEYEFVIRQLVKSRVIGVSDTSDCPKFDLVLLGMGSDGHVASLFPNHSVLDENNEWVTFITDSPKPPPERITFTLPVINSASNVAIVVTGENKAEAAHLAIDDVGPDCIVVPARMVQPTKGKLVWFLDKPAASKLEGFQFSD encoded by the exons ATGCACGTGGAAGCCCAGAAG TATCTCTCTGCCACCTCTCTCTCCTCTTCCTCTTGCCTTCTTCTTT GGGGTAATAAAGATAAGGAGTTGAGGATTCATGAAAATCTGGATGAGCTTGGGACTGATTTGGCAGACTATATAGCTGAATTATCAGAGACGTCAGTGAAGGAGAGGGGTGTCTTTGCTGTGGCCTTATCTGGTGGTTCTCTCATTGGCTTAATGGG AAAACTCTGTGAAGCTCCTTATAACAAGACTGTAGACTGGACCAAATGGTATATATTATGGGCTGATGAGCGTGTTGTGGCCAAAAACCATGTTGATAGCAATTATAAACTTGCCAAGGATGGTCTTTTCTCCAAG GTGCCAATTGTTCCAAGTCATGTGAATTCTATCAATGATTCTGTTTCAGCAGAGGAGGCTGCGAGTGAGTATGAGTTTGTTATTCGTCAGTTGGTGAAGTCTCGTGTAATTGGTGTGTCTGATACGAGTGACTGTCCCAAGTTTGACCTTGTTCTTCTGGGAATGGGCTCGGATGGTCATGTTGCATCTCTCTTCCCTAATCATTCAGTGCTCGATGAGAATAATGAATGGGTAACTTTCATTACAGACTCCCCAAAACCTCCACCCGAGAGGATCACTTTCACTCTACCGGTCATCAACTCAGCATCCAATGTGGCTATAGTTGTGACTGGCGAAAACAAAGCGGAAGCTGCACATTTGGCAATTGATGATGTTGGACCAGATTGCATAGTGGTACCTGCAAGGATGGTGCAGCCAACAAAAGGGAAGCTGGTGTGGTTTTTGGATAAGCCAGCTGCCTCAAAACTTGAGGGTTTTCAATTTTCTGACTAG
- the LOC115699917 gene encoding probable 6-phosphogluconolactonase 1 isoform X2, translating to MALLGGNKDKELRIHENLDELGTDLADYIAELSETSVKERGVFAVALSGGSLIGLMGKLCEAPYNKTVDWTKWYILWADERVVAKNHVDSNYKLAKDGLFSKVPIVPSHVNSINDSVSAEEAASEYEFVIRQLVKSRVIGVSDTSDCPKFDLVLLGMGSDGHVASLFPNHSVLDENNEWVTFITDSPKPPPERITFTLPVINSASNVAIVVTGENKAEAAHLAIDDVGPDCIVVPARMVQPTKGKLVWFLDKPAASKLEGFQFSD from the exons ATGGCTCTTTTAGGGGGTAATAAAGATAAGGAGTTGAGGATTCATGAAAATCTGGATGAGCTTGGGACTGATTTGGCAGACTATATAGCTGAATTATCAGAGACGTCAGTGAAGGAGAGGGGTGTCTTTGCTGTGGCCTTATCTGGTGGTTCTCTCATTGGCTTAATGGG AAAACTCTGTGAAGCTCCTTATAACAAGACTGTAGACTGGACCAAATGGTATATATTATGGGCTGATGAGCGTGTTGTGGCCAAAAACCATGTTGATAGCAATTATAAACTTGCCAAGGATGGTCTTTTCTCCAAG GTGCCAATTGTTCCAAGTCATGTGAATTCTATCAATGATTCTGTTTCAGCAGAGGAGGCTGCGAGTGAGTATGAGTTTGTTATTCGTCAGTTGGTGAAGTCTCGTGTAATTGGTGTGTCTGATACGAGTGACTGTCCCAAGTTTGACCTTGTTCTTCTGGGAATGGGCTCGGATGGTCATGTTGCATCTCTCTTCCCTAATCATTCAGTGCTCGATGAGAATAATGAATGGGTAACTTTCATTACAGACTCCCCAAAACCTCCACCCGAGAGGATCACTTTCACTCTACCGGTCATCAACTCAGCATCCAATGTGGCTATAGTTGTGACTGGCGAAAACAAAGCGGAAGCTGCACATTTGGCAATTGATGATGTTGGACCAGATTGCATAGTGGTACCTGCAAGGATGGTGCAGCCAACAAAAGGGAAGCTGGTGTGGTTTTTGGATAAGCCAGCTGCCTCAAAACTTGAGGGTTTTCAATTTTCTGACTAG
- the LOC133030235 gene encoding uncharacterized protein LOC133030235, with protein MNNNHQMFFIAWNIGAHWTLEVVMPKIIIHLDHVRGRPIPEEITQMIGSAFRYIGDAHEYLGPWQGISQANCPRQPKSQECGFYVLKYMIDIVARANPNRYIQDQKAFGGKKQYNPKTELLPLQ; from the exons ATgaataacaaccaccaaatgttctttattgcttggaatatcgg tgcGCATTGGACGCTAGAGGTGGTTATGCCAAAGATAATTATCCATTTAGACCATGTACgtggccgcccaattcccgaagaaattactcaaatgatcggaag tGCATTCAGAtatataggggacgcacatgagtatcttggcccgtggcaaggaatttcacaagcaaattgtccaagacaacctaaaagccaagaatgtggtttttatgttttgaaatatatgatTGACATTGTCGCACGTGCaaaccccaaccgttacatacaagatcaaaaagct tttgggggtaagaagcaatacaaTCCAAAAACTGAATTGTTACCATTACAGTGA
- the LOC115698907 gene encoding putative SNAP25 homologous protein SNAP30: MFGFMKLPANKISKQKSVDPGFSASTANPYDSDTENAKQNIVKPARRTSSEPMLFVPDYGDGDRYRNDFRDSGGIENQSVQELEKYAVYKAEETTKSVNNCLKIAEDIREDATRTLDMLNQQGEQINRTHMMAVDIDRDLSRGEKLLNNLGGMFSKPWKPKKTRDITGPLTTADKASKRSENNLEQRQNLGLAPVPTGNKSTTKAPQSETTGALQKVEVEKTKQDDALSDLSNILGDLKNMAVDMGSELNRQNKALDHVSDDVDELNSRVKGANQRARRLIGK, from the exons ATGTTTGGGTTTATGAAACTACCGGCTAATAAGATTTCTAAGCAGAAATCAGTAGATCCTGGATTTTCAGCTTCAACTGCAAACCCATATGATTCAGACACCGAGAATGCCAAACAGAACATAGTAAAACCTGCGAGAAGAACTTCCTCTGAACCAATGCTATTTGTGCCAGATTATGGAGATGGCGATAGGTACAGGAACGATTTTCGGGATTCGGGTGGAATAGAGAACCAAAGTGTTCAAGAACTAGAGAAATATGCTGTGTATAAAGCTGAGGAGACGACAAAGAGTGTTAACAATTGTTTAAAGATAGCAGAAGATATTAGGGAGGATGCTACTAGGACACTTGATATGTTGAACCAGCAGGGTGAGCAAATCAACCGGACTCATATGATGGCTGTTGATATTGACAGAGATTTGAGTCGG ggtGAAAAGCTTTTAAACAATCTTGGGGGCATGTTTTCTAAGCCATGGAAACCAAAGAAGACTCGAGACATTACCGGGCCTCTTACAACAGCCG ACAAGGCTTCCAAAAGGAGTGAAAACAACTTGGAGCAAAGGCAAAACTTAGGTTTAGCGCCTGTACCAACAGGAAATAAGTCAACAACAAAGGCACCACAATCTGAAACAACAGGTGCCCTGCAGAAAGTTGAG GTTGAGAAGACAAAGCAAGATGATGCTCTGTCGGATTTAAGCAACATTTTGGGTGACTTGAAGAACATGGCTGTAGACATGGGAAGTGAACTTAACAG GCAAAACAAAGCTCTTGACCATGTCTCCGATGATGTGGATGAACTCAACTCTCGAGTAAAAGGTGCCAATCAACGTGCACGCCGTTTGATTGGAAAGTAA